In the Flagellimonas sp. HMM57 genome, one interval contains:
- a CDS encoding AraC family transcriptional regulator — translation MAHIFQKPHREIIQMSPKDSFLVFDRTKEFFDYPIHYHPEYELNFICNAPGVRRVVGDSMEEIADMDLVLIGPNLYHVWEQHTCESKKIREITIQFQDNLFQAEFLDRGIMKPIKEMFERANHGILFSRNTCLALESRIKKVSKLDSMDYFLEIFSILYDLSISRNQRMLSTTSVEPENYEHSEKLKRLHQFIEKKYDSKVSLSEVSDLLNMSTVSFNRFIKKRTGKTFVEYLNDIRIGYASRQLIEKDKSISEIAYSTGFNSIANFNRIFKKSKGCTPTKYREDFLGIKRVL, via the coding sequence ATGGCACATATCTTTCAAAAACCACATCGGGAAATCATCCAAATGTCGCCCAAAGACAGTTTTTTAGTTTTTGATCGCACCAAGGAGTTTTTTGATTATCCCATACATTACCATCCAGAGTATGAACTAAATTTTATTTGTAATGCCCCGGGTGTTAGGAGAGTTGTCGGTGATAGTATGGAGGAGATCGCCGATATGGACCTTGTGTTGATCGGACCAAATCTTTATCACGTCTGGGAACAGCATACGTGTGAGAGTAAAAAGATTAGGGAGATCACCATTCAATTTCAGGACAATCTATTTCAAGCTGAGTTTTTGGATAGGGGCATTATGAAGCCGATCAAAGAAATGTTTGAAAGGGCCAATCATGGTATTCTGTTTTCCAGGAATACCTGTTTGGCTTTGGAATCCAGAATCAAGAAGGTGTCAAAGTTGGATAGTATGGATTATTTTTTGGAGATTTTTTCAATTTTATATGATCTTTCTATTTCCAGAAACCAGCGAATGTTGTCCACTACATCGGTGGAACCAGAAAACTATGAGCATAGTGAAAAGTTAAAAAGGTTACACCAATTCATCGAGAAAAAGTATGACTCCAAAGTTTCACTTTCAGAAGTATCCGACTTGTTAAATATGAGCACGGTTTCTTTTAATAGATTTATTAAGAAAAGAACAGGTAAGACTTTTGTGGAATATCTAAATGATATAAGAATTGGTTATGCCTCAAGACAGCTGATAGAAAAAGACAAGAGCATATCCGAAATTGCTTACAGTACGGGGTTTAACAGTATCGCTAATTTTAATCGGATTTTTAAGAAAAGTAAAGGGTGTACCCCAACCAAGTACCGCGAAGATTTCTTAGGGATTAAAAGGGTCTTATAA
- a CDS encoding glycosidase codes for MKTNTTSQKKELFSKLFENYNDLVSRKNIPEKHSNGIYTKYKYPIITADHTPLHWRYDLSPITNPKALERIGINATFNAGAIKWNSKYVLCVRVEGKDRKSFFAFAESDNGIDNFKFWDKPLVLPQNKQADINVYDMRLTLHEDGYVYGFFCTERKDPNAPNGDTSAAVANAGIVRSKDLKTWERLPDLISSSSQQRNVTIHPEFVNGKYAIYTRPQDGFIETGSGGGIGLGYIDDITNPVVKNERILNPKRYHTVYELKNGQGPSPLKTSEGWLHLAHGVRNTAAGLRYVLYMFVTDLNDISKIIYQPGGYIMAPSDDEIIGDVGNVLFANGWIMDENEDIFIYYASSDTRTHIAKARLETLLDYCKNTPPDGKTSSGSVQNIVNLIEKNQGLYQPL; via the coding sequence ATGAAAACCAATACCACTTCCCAAAAAAAGGAACTGTTTTCAAAACTATTTGAAAATTACAATGATTTAGTAAGTAGAAAAAACATCCCCGAAAAGCACTCTAATGGCATATATACAAAATATAAGTATCCTATTATCACTGCCGACCATACCCCACTGCATTGGCGCTACGACTTATCCCCCATTACAAATCCAAAAGCATTGGAACGTATTGGAATAAATGCCACATTTAATGCCGGCGCCATAAAATGGAACAGCAAATACGTATTATGTGTTAGAGTGGAAGGTAAAGACAGAAAATCATTTTTTGCATTTGCCGAAAGTGATAATGGTATCGATAACTTCAAGTTTTGGGATAAGCCATTGGTCCTTCCTCAAAATAAACAGGCTGACATCAATGTGTATGATATGCGCCTTACCCTTCATGAAGATGGTTATGTGTACGGATTTTTCTGTACGGAAAGAAAAGATCCCAATGCGCCCAATGGTGATACTTCAGCAGCAGTTGCAAATGCAGGAATCGTTAGGAGCAAAGACTTGAAGACCTGGGAAAGACTTCCCGATTTAATTTCCAGTTCAAGTCAACAACGTAACGTAACCATTCATCCCGAATTTGTAAACGGCAAGTATGCCATTTATACAAGACCGCAAGATGGTTTTATAGAAACAGGTTCTGGAGGAGGAATAGGACTAGGATATATTGATGATATCACGAACCCCGTTGTTAAAAATGAGCGAATTTTAAACCCAAAAAGGTATCATACCGTCTATGAATTAAAAAATGGCCAAGGTCCTTCTCCTCTAAAGACTTCCGAAGGATGGTTGCATTTGGCGCATGGTGTTCGAAACACTGCTGCCGGGCTAAGATATGTTTTGTATATGTTCGTTACCGATTTAAATGATATTTCGAAAATCATATACCAACCAGGAGGTTATATTATGGCGCCCAGCGATGATGAGATTATCGGTGATGTTGGGAATGTACTTTTTGCCAATGGATGGATAATGGATGAAAATGAAGATATTTTCATATACTATGCCTCTTCGGATACCAGAACCCATATAGCAAAAGCAAGATTGGAAACGCTTTTGGATTATTGCAAAAATACACCGCCAGATGGTAAGACTTCTTCAGGATCTGTACAAAATATCGTGAATCTCATCGAGAAAAACCAAGGGCTTTACCAACCATTATAA
- a CDS encoding gluconate 2-dehydrogenase subunit 3 family protein, translating into MDRRESLKSILLGSVASGLVVHGCNPKPIEVTDSPTTEKAYVYGRTPIEKESDEELLGQTFFNEHEMGTLMVLCDLILPASEDLHSATDAKVPDFIEFMAKDIPELQVPLRGGLMWLDHKSNTEYGSTFKLATEKQQKSILDTIAYPDVTIPEEERPLEIQFFSTMRNLTLTGYYTTKIGIEELGYKGNMPNVWNGVPDDVLAQYNVSYDEAWLAKCVDQSTRGTVAEWDENGNLIT; encoded by the coding sequence ATGGACAGAAGAGAAAGCTTAAAGTCTATTTTGCTCGGAAGTGTAGCCAGTGGATTGGTCGTTCATGGGTGTAATCCCAAACCGATAGAAGTCACCGATTCGCCTACTACTGAAAAAGCATATGTTTATGGAAGAACACCTATAGAGAAAGAATCGGATGAGGAATTACTGGGTCAAACCTTCTTTAATGAACATGAAATGGGTACTCTGATGGTTCTCTGTGATTTAATTCTACCGGCTAGTGAAGATTTGCATAGTGCTACGGATGCCAAAGTTCCAGATTTTATTGAGTTTATGGCAAAAGATATTCCCGAATTACAAGTTCCCTTACGCGGCGGTCTTATGTGGCTTGACCATAAGAGCAACACGGAATACGGTAGTACATTCAAATTGGCAACCGAAAAACAACAAAAATCCATTTTGGATACCATTGCCTATCCAGATGTTACAATACCTGAAGAAGAACGTCCATTGGAAATCCAGTTTTTTTCTACGATGCGAAATCTTACACTGACCGGATATTACACTACTAAAATAGGTATCGAAGAACTTGGATATAAGGGTAACATGCCCAATGTCTGGAATGGTGTTCCCGATGATGTCTTGGCCCAATATAACGTGTCTTATGATGAAGCGTGGCTGGCCAAATGTGTTGATCAAAGCACAAGGGGTACTGTTGCCGAATGGGATGAAAATGGAAATCTTATTACGTAA
- a CDS encoding gluconate:H+ symporter, protein MSILTVVFCVLILILLITWGKINPFIAFLIVSILAGILLKIPLGDISRSLETGIGGMLGSLAIIICLGAMFGKIISDSGAAKKISEVLMKAFGEKNIQWALMITGFIVGIPLFYNVGFVLLVPLIFSVVYQFKLPAVYIGIPLLAALSVTHGFLPPHPSPTALVDLFGADLSITLIYGFIVAIPCMIIAGPFFAKTLRGIESHPLEIFRPKPVSNENLPNGILCFATALLPVFLLAGASVLPYLSSGNTKLESLFAFLADPIAVMLISLLIATYTLGIRQKTKMKTIMEGYADSVKDIAMILLIVAGAGALKQIFIDSGVSNDIANLLGGWDINPLLLGFIMATIIRVSLGSATVAGLTTAGIIAPLVTTAGVNPNLMVLSIGAGSLMFSHVNDSGFWMYKEYFNLSLKNTFKSWTVMETIVGVVGIAMVLLLDVFV, encoded by the coding sequence ATGTCCATACTAACAGTAGTTTTTTGCGTACTGATTCTTATTTTATTGATAACATGGGGTAAAATAAACCCGTTTATTGCCTTTTTGATTGTTTCCATTTTGGCAGGAATACTACTTAAGATTCCACTTGGCGATATTTCGCGGTCACTGGAAACTGGAATAGGTGGAATGCTGGGTTCTTTGGCAATTATTATTTGTCTGGGAGCTATGTTCGGAAAAATCATTTCCGATAGCGGAGCCGCAAAAAAAATCTCAGAGGTTTTAATGAAGGCATTTGGAGAAAAAAACATACAATGGGCATTGATGATTACTGGGTTCATTGTTGGAATTCCCTTATTTTACAATGTTGGCTTTGTACTGTTGGTCCCATTGATTTTTTCGGTGGTCTACCAGTTTAAGTTACCAGCAGTATACATTGGTATCCCTTTATTGGCTGCGTTATCGGTGACACACGGTTTTTTACCTCCCCATCCTTCACCTACAGCTTTGGTAGATCTTTTTGGAGCTGATTTGAGTATTACTTTGATATATGGTTTTATTGTAGCCATACCCTGCATGATTATTGCTGGGCCTTTTTTCGCAAAAACGCTAAGGGGCATCGAGTCACACCCTTTGGAAATTTTTAGGCCCAAACCGGTTTCAAACGAAAACTTGCCTAACGGGATTCTTTGTTTTGCAACAGCTTTATTGCCTGTTTTTTTATTGGCGGGGGCCTCCGTTCTCCCTTATTTATCTTCTGGGAATACGAAATTGGAAAGTCTCTTTGCTTTTTTGGCCGACCCCATTGCGGTAATGTTGATTTCATTGCTCATTGCAACGTATACGCTGGGTATTCGTCAAAAAACAAAGATGAAGACTATTATGGAGGGTTATGCCGATTCAGTGAAGGATATTGCAATGATTCTTTTGATCGTGGCCGGGGCCGGAGCTCTCAAACAAATATTTATAGACAGCGGTGTAAGTAATGATATAGCTAATTTACTTGGTGGATGGGATATTAACCCGCTATTGTTAGGCTTTATAATGGCTACCATAATTAGGGTAAGTTTAGGTTCGGCTACAGTGGCAGGTCTAACTACGGCCGGTATCATAGCTCCATTGGTAACTACGGCAGGGGTCAACCCCAATCTTATGGTACTTTCAATAGGAGCGGGAAGCTTGATGTTTTCACATGTGAACGATTCTGGATTTTGGATGTACAAGGAATATTTCAATTTGAGTTTAAAGAACACCTTTAAATCGTGGACTGTTATGGAAACTATTGTTGGGGTGGTTGGTATAGCTATGGTATTATTGCTGGACGTTTTTGTATAA
- a CDS encoding GMC family oxidoreductase, with amino-acid sequence MQIIESSESYDVIVVGSGAGGGMATKILSEAGLKIAVVEAGPFFDPADSEQMTQMKWPYASPRRGANTIRPFGDFDSAYGGWEIEGEPYTNEKESEFSWFRSRMLGGRTNHWGRISLRFGPKDFKRKDQDGLGDNWPIGYEDVKPYYDKVDKLIGVFGTNEGLPNDPDGFFLPPPKPRLHELFYIKGARKSNIPVYPSRMSMLTKRINKDRGVCFYCGQCSRACQVYADFSAGTCLIFPAQKNGGQIDLFVNCMVREVTTDEEGKATGVSYIDKKDRKEYKLKGKVVVLAASACSSARILLNSKSKQHPNGLGNSSDIVGKYLHDSTGTGRAGFVPELMNRKTYNEDGVGGMHVYTPWWLDNKQLDFPRGYHIEIWGGMRMPSYGFGFDPNEFNKFFGLKVGGYGNGLREDVKKYYGSVLGFSGRGESIPQKSNYCEIDTTKVDEFGIPVLKFNYQWTDHEVKQVKHMHDTFEEILHNMGAEPLGDKPGKEENYGILAPGKIIHEVGTTRMGDDKKTSVVNKYQQLHDTENVFIVDAGPFVSQADKNPTWTILALSWRASDYIVEQLKQQNI; translated from the coding sequence ATGCAGATAATTGAATCTTCCGAAAGCTATGATGTTATAGTAGTAGGTTCTGGAGCTGGTGGAGGCATGGCCACTAAAATATTATCAGAGGCTGGTTTGAAGATTGCTGTGGTTGAAGCAGGTCCATTTTTTGACCCTGCAGATTCTGAACAGATGACACAGATGAAATGGCCATATGCATCTCCAAGAAGGGGAGCAAATACCATTCGACCTTTTGGTGACTTTGATTCGGCATATGGAGGCTGGGAAATTGAAGGCGAACCGTACACCAATGAAAAAGAAAGCGAGTTTAGCTGGTTTCGTTCAAGGATGCTCGGCGGTAGAACCAATCATTGGGGAAGGATATCACTTCGATTTGGTCCTAAGGATTTTAAGCGAAAAGATCAGGATGGTTTAGGGGATAACTGGCCCATAGGTTACGAAGATGTAAAACCTTATTACGATAAAGTGGATAAACTCATTGGTGTTTTTGGTACCAATGAAGGATTGCCAAATGATCCCGATGGTTTTTTCCTTCCTCCTCCAAAACCTAGATTGCATGAGCTTTTTTACATTAAGGGAGCCAGAAAATCCAATATTCCCGTATATCCTTCAAGAATGTCCATGCTTACCAAAAGAATCAACAAGGACAGAGGAGTTTGTTTTTATTGCGGACAATGTTCAAGAGCATGCCAAGTGTATGCAGATTTTTCAGCAGGAACTTGCCTTATTTTTCCAGCGCAGAAGAATGGCGGGCAAATAGACCTTTTTGTAAATTGTATGGTAAGGGAAGTGACCACTGATGAAGAAGGTAAGGCAACAGGGGTTTCTTACATTGACAAAAAGGATAGAAAAGAATACAAGTTAAAAGGAAAAGTAGTGGTTTTGGCCGCTTCTGCATGTAGTTCTGCAAGGATTTTGCTAAACTCGAAAAGCAAACAACACCCGAACGGATTAGGTAACAGCAGTGATATTGTTGGGAAATATCTTCATGATTCCACGGGAACCGGAAGGGCAGGTTTTGTTCCGGAGCTTATGAACAGGAAAACTTACAATGAAGATGGAGTAGGTGGAATGCATGTATATACACCATGGTGGTTAGACAATAAGCAACTGGATTTCCCTAGGGGGTACCATATAGAAATATGGGGCGGAATGCGAATGCCAAGCTATGGTTTTGGTTTTGATCCCAACGAATTCAACAAATTTTTTGGTTTAAAAGTTGGAGGATACGGAAATGGTCTGCGAGAGGACGTGAAGAAATACTATGGATCCGTTCTTGGTTTTTCTGGTAGGGGTGAATCCATTCCACAGAAGAGTAATTATTGCGAAATCGACACTACCAAGGTCGATGAATTTGGAATACCCGTATTAAAATTCAATTACCAATGGACAGATCATGAGGTGAAACAAGTAAAACACATGCATGATACCTTTGAAGAAATTCTGCACAATATGGGTGCTGAACCTTTAGGTGATAAACCTGGGAAAGAAGAAAACTATGGAATACTGGCCCCTGGTAAAATTATTCACGAAGTAGGGACTACCAGAATGGGTGATGACAAGAAAACTTCGGTAGTCAACAAATACCAACAGTTACATGACACTGAAAATGTTTTTATTGTTGATGCAGGTCCCTTTGTCTCCCAAGCAGATAAAAATCCTACATGGACCATTTTAGCGCTTTCGTGGAGAGCGTCTGACTATATCGTTGAGCAACTCAAACAACAAAACATCTAA
- a CDS encoding MFS transporter, with protein MEKLRYKEKIGYGFGDFASSMFWKMFGVYLLFFYTDVFGISATVVGTMFLITRIFDGINDPIMGIIADKTNTKWGKFRPYLLWMAIPFGVFGILTFTTPNFSISSKIIYAYVTYCIMMVVYTAINVPYASLMGVMTSNLKDRTSLASFRFVFAFAGSILVLATAEPLVDYFAATDDSESTQKAWQYTMAIYAIIAIGFFIGTFYLTRERIQPPKNQKTAIKTDLKNLAKNKPWFVLLASGIFSLIFNSIRDGSTIYYFKYYFKTQDAFQLPIIEITITFSTLYLVLGQAANILGVIMAKPVSDSIGKKKTFIGAMLIASLLSCAFFFLGESDVTLIFVFQFLISICAGIIFPLLWSMYADIADFSEWKTGRRATGLIFSSSSMSQKMGWTLGGALTGWILGFYGFEANTAQTEAAQTGIRLMMSFLPAAGALLSAILLIFYTLDDKLMLKINRDLIKRKSENENNNNQ; from the coding sequence ATGGAAAAACTAAGGTATAAAGAAAAAATTGGATATGGATTTGGTGATTTTGCCTCTTCCATGTTTTGGAAAATGTTTGGAGTATACCTTCTTTTCTTTTACACGGATGTTTTTGGCATATCTGCAACAGTAGTGGGAACCATGTTCTTGATTACAAGAATTTTTGATGGAATCAATGATCCGATAATGGGGATCATAGCCGATAAGACAAATACAAAATGGGGTAAATTCAGGCCTTATCTTTTATGGATGGCGATACCATTTGGGGTTTTTGGAATACTTACGTTTACCACACCAAATTTTTCCATATCCAGCAAGATTATCTATGCATACGTCACCTACTGTATCATGATGGTTGTTTACACGGCAATTAACGTTCCATATGCTTCTTTAATGGGGGTTATGACCTCAAATCTGAAGGATAGGACTTCGCTGGCATCATTTCGATTTGTCTTTGCTTTTGCTGGTAGTATCTTGGTTTTGGCCACCGCAGAGCCTCTGGTCGATTATTTTGCTGCCACTGATGATTCTGAGAGCACCCAAAAAGCTTGGCAATACACGATGGCAATCTATGCCATTATTGCAATAGGGTTCTTTATCGGCACTTTTTACCTTACACGGGAGAGGATTCAGCCACCAAAAAATCAAAAAACAGCTATAAAAACCGATTTAAAAAACTTGGCAAAGAACAAACCATGGTTCGTTTTGCTTGCTTCTGGTATTTTTTCTTTGATTTTTAACTCCATTCGTGACGGATCGACCATTTATTATTTCAAATATTATTTTAAGACTCAAGATGCTTTTCAACTTCCCATTATAGAAATAACAATAACGTTTAGTACGTTGTATTTAGTCTTGGGGCAAGCAGCTAATATTCTCGGGGTTATTATGGCAAAACCTGTTTCGGACAGTATTGGAAAGAAAAAAACTTTTATCGGGGCAATGTTGATAGCATCCTTACTAAGTTGTGCTTTCTTCTTCCTGGGTGAATCGGATGTTACCTTAATCTTTGTTTTCCAATTCTTGATAAGCATCTGTGCCGGTATTATCTTTCCGCTACTTTGGTCCATGTATGCAGATATTGCAGATTTTTCTGAATGGAAAACAGGTAGAAGAGCAACGGGATTGATCTTTTCATCATCGTCCATGTCACAAAAAATGGGCTGGACCCTTGGCGGCGCACTTACAGGTTGGATATTGGGGTTTTATGGATTTGAAGCAAATACTGCTCAAACTGAAGCAGCCCAAACAGGAATTCGATTAATGATGAGTTTCTTACCTGCGGCAGGGGCTTTACTATCGGCAATTTTATTAATTTTTTATACTCTGGATGACAAGCTTATGTTGAAAATCAACAGAGATTTAATCAAAAGGAAAAGCGAAAATGAAAATAATAACAATCAATAG
- a CDS encoding arylsulfatase — MRLFYFALILFTLGSCTMNTALERQPNVILILTDDQGWGDLSYHGNTNLATPNIDSIAYNGAVMENFFVQPVCSPTRAELLTGQYHPRLGVYSTSAGGERMNLGITTMAEVFKSAGYATAAYGKWHNGTQPPYHPLSRGFDDYYGFCSGHWGNYFDPMLDHNGQIVRGNGFLVDDLFDHSMEFIKKNQDNPFFIMLPVNTPHSPMQLPENYWNKFRDKELKMTYHGIEEEDQQFTRAALAMVENIDWNLGRLTNYLKKVELDENTIVLFMSDNGPNGWRWNGGMRGKKGSTDEGGVKSPLFIKWPNKIVAGTSFKQIVGAIDLLPTLANLAQVPLADSLDLDGIDFSSKLITGQDKIVDRVIYNHWQGSTSLRTQNYRLDMENRLYDMDSDIGQTKDISESAMPLRDSLITLKTKWEKEVNIKTQHKERPFPIGAPGYDFSHLPARDGLAHGHITRSNRWPNDSFYTNWESLNDSITWEVDVLKPGTFEVFLYYSCKPEDVGATIQLKLHKENISTVISEAHDPPLIGIEKDRFPRMESFVKYFKEIKMGEITVPKGKDLLCLKTIAMPGDGSIDFRLLNFKRKK, encoded by the coding sequence ATGAGATTATTTTATTTCGCATTGATATTGTTCACTCTAGGTTCTTGCACAATGAACACAGCTCTTGAAAGACAGCCAAATGTAATTCTCATTCTTACGGACGATCAAGGTTGGGGAGATTTAAGCTACCATGGCAATACCAATTTAGCCACACCCAATATAGATTCTATAGCGTATAATGGCGCTGTAATGGAGAACTTTTTTGTACAACCGGTCTGCTCACCAACCCGGGCAGAATTACTCACCGGACAATACCATCCCAGATTAGGGGTATATTCCACTTCAGCAGGTGGTGAAAGAATGAACCTTGGGATTACCACTATGGCGGAGGTCTTTAAAAGTGCAGGGTATGCAACAGCCGCTTATGGGAAATGGCATAACGGAACCCAACCCCCTTACCATCCGCTTTCCAGAGGTTTTGATGACTACTATGGGTTCTGCTCTGGTCATTGGGGCAACTATTTTGACCCAATGCTCGATCATAATGGCCAGATTGTGCGAGGGAATGGGTTTTTGGTGGATGACTTGTTCGATCATAGTATGGAATTTATCAAAAAGAATCAAGACAATCCTTTTTTTATAATGCTTCCAGTGAACACCCCGCACAGCCCCATGCAATTGCCCGAAAACTACTGGAATAAATTTCGGGACAAAGAATTAAAAATGACGTATCATGGGATTGAAGAAGAAGACCAACAGTTTACCAGGGCAGCATTAGCAATGGTTGAGAATATTGATTGGAACCTAGGACGCTTGACCAATTACCTAAAAAAAGTAGAATTAGATGAAAATACAATTGTCCTTTTTATGTCCGATAATGGGCCAAATGGGTGGAGATGGAATGGCGGAATGCGTGGCAAAAAAGGATCTACGGACGAAGGTGGTGTTAAATCACCCCTATTTATCAAGTGGCCCAATAAAATTGTTGCAGGAACCAGCTTCAAGCAAATTGTAGGAGCTATAGATTTATTACCTACACTGGCCAATCTAGCACAAGTTCCCTTAGCAGATTCCTTGGATTTAGATGGTATCGATTTCAGTTCTAAGTTAATAACCGGACAGGACAAAATTGTCGATAGGGTCATTTATAACCATTGGCAGGGCAGCACAAGTTTGCGCACCCAAAACTATCGCTTGGACATGGAAAATAGATTGTATGATATGGACAGCGATATAGGACAAACAAAAGATATTTCCGAAAGTGCAATGCCTTTAAGAGATTCTCTAATAACGTTGAAAACTAAATGGGAAAAAGAAGTTAATATAAAGACCCAACACAAAGAAAGGCCTTTTCCAATAGGTGCGCCCGGTTATGACTTTTCCCATTTACCAGCTAGGGACGGTTTGGCCCATGGTCATATAACAAGAAGTAATCGTTGGCCAAATGATTCATTTTATACAAATTGGGAAAGTTTAAACGACTCGATAACATGGGAGGTCGATGTTTTAAAGCCCGGGACTTTCGAGGTGTTTTTGTATTACAGCTGTAAACCTGAAGATGTTGGAGCAACGATCCAATTGAAATTGCATAAGGAAAACATAAGCACTGTAATTAGCGAGGCCCATGATCCGCCGCTCATTGGTATAGAAAAAGACAGATTTCCCAGAATGGAATCATTTGTAAAATATTTCAAGGAAATCAAAATGGGTGAGATTACTGTACCGAAAGGAAAGGATCTGTTATGTTTAAAGACCATAGCCATGCCAGGAGATGGGTCAATAGATTTTCGCTTGTTGAATTTCAAACGGAAGAAATAG
- a CDS encoding glycoside hydrolase family 26 protein, whose product MSCKSALQSSARHIELCDLNAHENARYLMARIQEIAKTGYAFGHQDATAYGIGWKNDGTLHKSDVNEVTGEFPGIYGFELGHVELGHAQNLDTVNFQLMGDLIKTAYENGGITTISWHPNNPTTRNSAWDTTSTISNILEGGILNPKFKGWLYRLAGFLNSLKTKSGKPIPVVFRPYHEMNGSWFWWGKKSCTPEQFKQLWRETFEVLTEDFEVHNLIYCYATDAVEDTTEYMNYYPGDGYVDMLGIDLYHKKTTEEYIQLLNENLDMLAEIAKEKQMPFALTEGGLEGVKVVDWWTEVLDKNISNKGLSWALMWRNASLNHYFAPFVGQKSSEDFIKFKNLPHVLFLKEIEKIR is encoded by the coding sequence ATGTCATGTAAAAGTGCGCTTCAATCATCTGCAAGACATATTGAGTTATGTGATTTAAATGCACATGAAAATGCAAGGTATCTCATGGCTCGAATACAGGAAATAGCTAAAACAGGTTATGCTTTTGGGCACCAAGATGCAACAGCGTATGGCATAGGGTGGAAAAATGATGGCACCCTTCATAAAAGCGACGTTAATGAAGTTACTGGAGAGTTTCCCGGTATTTATGGATTTGAACTGGGACATGTTGAGTTGGGTCATGCCCAAAACCTAGATACGGTTAACTTCCAGCTAATGGGCGATTTGATTAAGACTGCATATGAAAATGGTGGCATTACTACAATAAGCTGGCATCCCAATAATCCAACAACAAGAAATAGTGCATGGGATACAACGAGCACTATTTCCAATATTTTGGAAGGAGGGATTCTAAATCCAAAGTTTAAAGGTTGGTTATATCGATTGGCGGGTTTTCTAAACTCTTTAAAAACAAAATCAGGCAAACCTATACCTGTGGTCTTTCGGCCATACCATGAAATGAACGGTTCTTGGTTTTGGTGGGGAAAAAAAAGCTGTACTCCAGAACAGTTTAAACAATTATGGCGAGAAACTTTTGAAGTTCTTACCGAAGATTTTGAAGTTCACAATCTTATTTATTGTTATGCCACAGATGCGGTGGAAGATACAACCGAGTACATGAATTATTATCCTGGAGATGGTTATGTAGATATGCTTGGAATCGATTTGTACCACAAGAAAACAACTGAAGAGTATATTCAACTACTTAATGAAAATCTGGACATGCTTGCTGAAATCGCAAAAGAAAAACAAATGCCTTTTGCTCTGACAGAAGGTGGTCTGGAGGGTGTAAAAGTTGTAGATTGGTGGACAGAAGTTTTAGATAAAAACATTTCAAATAAAGGGCTGTCGTGGGCATTGATGTGGAGAAATGCCTCTTTAAATCACTATTTTGCTCCTTTTGTTGGACAAAAAAGCAGTGAAGACTTTATAAAGTTCAAAAATCTACCCCATGTGCTTTTTTTAAAAGAGATAGAAAAAATAAGATAA
- a CDS encoding sugar phosphate isomerase/epimerase: MITIPANEIASQEIGIQLYSLRNQFEKDVPGTLKMIRDWGITKIEGGENTYGMEETAFISLLENNGLDVVSVGTNMDELMDNPQEAVRRAKAFGASYVMCPWIPHDGDDFTFEDIENATNVFNSAGTLLKEQGLQLVYHPHGYEFRPYKDGTLFDYMAKNAENFDFEMDVYWVQYGGEDPMELFERYPTKFKLMHLKDMKKGTIGNDTGHSDVETNVTLGTGMIDVKALITKGKALQVEYMLIEDESSNVVQQVPKSLDFIRSIIQE; encoded by the coding sequence ATGATAACTATACCTGCGAACGAAATAGCATCCCAAGAAATAGGTATCCAATTGTACAGCCTTAGAAATCAATTCGAGAAAGATGTTCCAGGAACGTTAAAGATGATACGTGATTGGGGTATTACAAAAATTGAAGGTGGGGAGAATACCTATGGTATGGAAGAAACCGCATTTATTTCACTTCTTGAGAATAACGGATTGGATGTGGTAAGCGTTGGGACGAATATGGATGAATTAATGGACAATCCCCAAGAAGCGGTTAGAAGAGCAAAAGCGTTTGGGGCTTCATATGTTATGTGTCCTTGGATACCCCATGACGGCGATGATTTCACTTTTGAAGATATTGAAAATGCCACAAATGTCTTCAATAGTGCTGGTACATTATTAAAGGAGCAGGGCTTGCAACTGGTATACCATCCACATGGGTATGAGTTTAGACCATACAAAGACGGGACTTTATTTGATTACATGGCCAAAAATGCAGAAAACTTTGATTTTGAGATGGATGTTTACTGGGTACAGTATGGTGGTGAAGATCCGATGGAACTTTTTGAGAGGTACCCCACAAAGTTTAAACTAATGCATTTAAAAGATATGAAAAAAGGTACAATAGGTAACGATACAGGACATAGCGACGTTGAAACCAACGTCACTTTGGGTACAGGAATGATTGATGTAAAAGCCTTGATAACTAAAGGTAAAGCATTACAAGTAGAATATATGCTTATTGAAGATGAATCTTCAAATGTAGTACAACAGGTGCCCAAAAGTCTTGATTTTATAAGGTCCATCATACAAGAATAA